The following coding sequences lie in one Lentilactobacillus sp. SPB1-3 genomic window:
- a CDS encoding Lin1244/Lin1753 domain-containing protein: MNGYFSHDSNARNSEELLRVRMKYGAEGYGVYFMILERLRDEEDYMSVKDYNMIAFDLRVDASVIKSVIEDFGLFVFTDDGKYFYSEGFKKRMALKDERSKTLSDKRRKAAKTRWEKDSDANAMHLHSKSNANALQNDAKESKEKKREVKESKASKLASTHTQENIVDLWQELWGFPNSIAQQEIPNWIDASNADVVYYALQLAGKGNVPPRNAFKFIERVLTQWEEQGIKTLKQAQEANKKHEQRSSNAKGGRVTLDAHTPSFDTYDLPF, encoded by the coding sequence ATGAACGGTTATTTCTCCCACGATAGTAATGCTCGTAACTCAGAAGAGTTATTACGAGTACGCATGAAATACGGTGCAGAAGGTTATGGAGTTTACTTTATGATCTTAGAACGCCTTAGGGACGAAGAAGATTACATGAGTGTCAAAGATTACAACATGATAGCCTTTGACCTTCGTGTAGATGCTTCTGTTATTAAGTCCGTGATTGAAGATTTTGGGTTATTTGTCTTTACCGATGACGGTAAGTACTTCTACTCCGAAGGATTCAAGAAACGAATGGCGTTGAAAGACGAACGAAGTAAAACATTATCCGATAAGCGTCGAAAAGCTGCAAAGACTAGATGGGAAAAGGATTCTGATGCAAATGCAATGCATTTGCATAGCAAAAGCAATGCAAATGCATTGCAAAACGATGCTAAGGAAAGTAAAGAAAAGAAAAGAGAAGTAAAGGAAAGTAAAGCTAGCAAGCTAGCTAGCACGCACACTCAGGAAAACATTGTTGATTTGTGGCAAGAGCTTTGGGGATTCCCTAATTCGATTGCTCAGCAAGAGATTCCTAACTGGATTGATGCTAGTAATGCTGACGTTGTTTATTACGCTTTACAGCTTGCAGGTAAAGGCAATGTGCCACCTCGAAACGCCTTTAAATTCATTGAGCGAGTACTTACCCAGTGGGAAGAACAAGGCATTAAAACTCTTAAGCAAGCTCAAGAAGCTAACAAAAAACATGAGCAACGTAGTTCAAATGCTAAAGGTGGTCGAGTGACGCTAGATGCTCATACACCGAGCTTTGATACTTATGATCTTCCGTTCTAG
- a CDS encoding single-stranded DNA-binding protein, protein MRQITISGNLGSDPEVRTTQNGSTVANFSVAVRQTRPDENGQYGADWFRCSVWGNRASTIQTYYHKGSHVVVSGSLEFSEYNGSTQFNVFVNDFDLPDNNASQTQSGAGSNNYQGNVSTGKADPFANNGSSIEVDDNDLPF, encoded by the coding sequence ATGAGACAAATTACAATTTCAGGAAACCTTGGAAGTGATCCAGAGGTTCGCACAACACAAAACGGTTCAACCGTCGCTAACTTTAGTGTTGCCGTTCGACAAACTAGACCAGATGAAAATGGTCAATACGGGGCTGATTGGTTCCGTTGTTCTGTATGGGGCAATCGCGCTTCAACGATTCAAACCTATTACCACAAGGGTAGTCACGTAGTCGTATCTGGTTCACTTGAGTTCAGCGAGTACAACGGTAGCACTCAGTTCAATGTATTCGTCAATGACTTTGATTTACCAGATAATAACGCCTCTCAAACGCAATCTGGTGCAGGTTCAAATAATTATCAAGGTAATGTATCGACTGGTAAAGCTGACCCATTTGCCAACAATGGCAGCTCAATCGAGGTTGATGATAACGACTTACCATTCTAA
- a CDS encoding ERF family protein: MDESKNIVEKLNEAAKNIGAVKKDGNNSFQKYRFQSETAIKSAVEAAIETVGIRIIPDYEVINQYDKPGKNNLNHYVDVMGTFTITDGVDQLKGTMPGSGQDTGEKAMAKACTSAQKYFYKQLFNITDKEEDPDADNSDTTFVKQSKPRTQSTPAPINANQKASLDELFDSMAQITSKPIIEVKQGYLSLVGADSVDVLNNHVANKLIEIVSSQLIKQQDKVKQEA, translated from the coding sequence ATGGATGAATCAAAAAACATCGTTGAGAAATTAAACGAAGCTGCTAAGAACATTGGCGCAGTTAAAAAAGATGGTAACAACAGTTTTCAGAAGTATCGTTTTCAATCAGAAACAGCTATCAAGTCAGCTGTGGAAGCAGCAATTGAAACAGTAGGTATCAGAATCATTCCTGACTATGAAGTCATTAATCAATACGACAAGCCAGGTAAGAACAATCTTAATCACTACGTTGATGTCATGGGAACATTCACTATTACTGACGGCGTTGACCAGTTAAAAGGAACTATGCCTGGAAGTGGTCAAGATACTGGTGAGAAAGCAATGGCTAAGGCCTGCACCAGTGCTCAGAAGTATTTCTACAAGCAACTGTTCAACATCACTGATAAAGAAGAAGACCCCGATGCTGATAACTCAGATACCACGTTCGTTAAACAATCAAAACCAAGAACACAAAGCACACCTGCACCAATCAATGCTAATCAAAAAGCTAGTTTAGATGAACTCTTTGATTCAATGGCACAAATTACGAGTAAACCAATTATCGAAGTTAAACAAGGATATTTAAGTCTAGTCGGTGCTGATAGCGTTGATGTATTAAATAACCACGTAGCTAATAAGTTAATTGAAATCGTTAGCTCACAGCTAATCAAGCAACAAGACAAAGTTAAACAGGAGGCTTAA
- a CDS encoding helix-turn-helix domain-containing protein, with translation MNFGKNIKSLRESKGWSQGTLAQRSDLAQSTISTLEIRTKHPNAQILQQVANALGTTVEDLLRDKEVTK, from the coding sequence ATGAATTTTGGTAAGAATATTAAAAGCTTACGTGAGAGTAAAGGCTGGTCTCAAGGAACGTTAGCTCAAAGATCTGATTTAGCTCAATCCACAATCAGTACTCTGGAGATTCGAACGAAACATCCTAATGCACAGATATTACAGCAAGTTGCAAATGCCTTAGGAACTACTGTTGAAGATCTTTTAAGAGATAAGGAGGTGACTAAGTAA
- a CDS encoding helix-turn-helix domain-containing protein — MTEAELIIDRLYYLMRERNLTVNRLATLANITPSSLSSLIYRKSVPRVDMLHALCSALGITVHDFFDFPPYNEVEE, encoded by the coding sequence ATGACAGAAGCAGAATTAATAATTGATCGCCTTTACTATTTAATGAGAGAGCGAAATTTAACCGTTAATCGTCTAGCAACGCTCGCTAATATCACACCATCTAGCTTGAGTTCATTAATTTATCGAAAAAGTGTCCCGCGAGTCGACATGCTTCATGCACTTTGTTCTGCCCTTGGCATCACCGTACACGACTTCTTCGACTTTCCGCCATACAACGAGGTGGAGGAATGA
- a CDS encoding helix-turn-helix domain-containing protein codes for MNLRTRRIELKLTQSEVAKRAGISLRQYQRIESGKDTMFSVYVKIARVLGIRLEQLA; via the coding sequence TTGAATTTAAGGACTCGTCGTATCGAGTTAAAGCTTACCCAATCAGAAGTTGCCAAGCGAGCTGGAATCTCCTTGAGGCAATATCAGCGGATTGAGAGCGGTAAAGACACAATGTTTAGCGTCTACGTGAAGATTGCAAGAGTTTTAGGTATTCGACTTGAACAATTAGCTTAA
- a CDS encoding helix-turn-helix domain-containing protein, producing the protein MKNISEQISATLPHELLDARKRAGLSQKAVAKSIGKTLRQYQRYERGEIIPPIDVAYMLADALQTPLSTLTGIEDFPPYNEVEK; encoded by the coding sequence ATGAAAAATATTTCTGAACAAATATCCGCAACCTTGCCACATGAATTATTAGACGCTCGTAAACGTGCTGGGTTATCGCAAAAGGCAGTTGCCAAATCAATCGGTAAAACTTTACGCCAATACCAACGGTATGAACGTGGCGAAATCATTCCACCAATAGATGTTGCATATATGTTGGCCGATGCCTTACAGACACCGCTGAGCACTCTCACGGGCATTGAAGACTTTCCGCCATACAACGAGGTGGAAAAGTAA
- a CDS encoding helix-turn-helix transcriptional regulator, protein MAKRSNLVNERKEMHLTQDQLSTKLDIATVTLRKIENGSGLSNELAVKMANFFKKPLEYLFPDIFLLDFDTKGSKRNNPA, encoded by the coding sequence TTGGCAAAAAGAAGTAATTTGGTCAATGAAAGAAAAGAAATGCACTTAACACAAGATCAGTTGTCTACTAAGTTAGATATTGCGACTGTTACTTTAAGAAAAATTGAGAATGGTTCAGGATTAAGCAATGAATTAGCTGTCAAAATGGCTAATTTCTTTAAAAAGCCACTTGAATATTTGTTTCCTGATATTTTTTTGCTCGATTTTGATACAAAAGGTAGCAAGAGAAACAACCCAGCTTGA
- a CDS encoding helix-turn-helix domain-containing protein, translated as MSEKTDFGYRLKSLRNRTGKTQESVAADLKITRASYSHLENGRNEPDNEMLKKLATYYEVTTDYLLGHKTDLGDIPVAAHLTTDWDELTEEQQKDIQEYIEFKKAQYKKEHEKG; from the coding sequence TTGTCTGAAAAAACAGATTTTGGATATCGATTGAAGAGTTTGAGGAACAGAACTGGTAAAACTCAAGAAAGTGTTGCTGCTGATTTGAAGATTACTAGGGCTTCTTATTCTCATTTAGAAAATGGAAGAAATGAGCCGGATAATGAAATGCTCAAGAAATTAGCAACGTATTATGAAGTCACTACTGATTATCTTTTAGGCCACAAAACAGACTTAGGAGATATTCCAGTCGCCGCTCATTTAACAACTGACTGGGACGAGTTAACTGAAGAGCAACAAAAAGATATCCAGGAATATATTGAGTTTAAAAAAGCTCAGTACAAAAAAGAGCATGAAAAGGGTTGA
- a CDS encoding ImmA/IrrE family metallo-endopeptidase, whose protein sequence is MDSIETVMSQYPELSFEFEPMPYGMGGLDQGDKVTINSNLSKEEQVQWIYEEIGHSKTSTGDISDYKLSSNMVQEYRARTWGMTHHVPLGRLKELATERVDDDYEIADELGVRVDYLHDVGTMYGFKFKSI, encoded by the coding sequence TTGGACAGTATTGAAACAGTAATGTCTCAATACCCTGAGTTATCATTTGAATTTGAGCCTATGCCTTATGGCATGGGAGGCCTTGACCAAGGAGACAAAGTTACTATTAATTCTAATTTGTCTAAAGAAGAACAAGTTCAATGGATTTATGAAGAAATTGGTCATTCTAAGACCTCCACCGGAGATATTAGCGACTATAAATTATCATCAAATATGGTCCAAGAATATCGGGCTCGAACTTGGGGTATGACACACCACGTTCCTCTGGGCAGACTAAAAGAGCTGGCTACAGAACGCGTTGATGACGACTACGAGATAGCTGATGAACTTGGTGTCAGAGTCGATTACCTGCATGACGTTGGTACTATGTATGGATTTAAATTTAAAAGTATTTAA